The genomic window GCGAATCGCCTCCCGGACCGCCTCCACCAGCGACCCGGAAGCGGACCGCCGATCCGTGAGCACAACGAGCCCGCCCGGCGTCACCACCGCGCTCCCACCAGGCCCGACACTGCCGCCCGGCGTCACCACCGCGCAATCCCGTCGTCCGGAGTGGACGCCAGTGCGTGGAATCGGCGGGGGATGCGGCCTGCGGACCGGGCCAACCGTCCGGCGGTGACCGCGTGCCGCATCGCCGCCGCCATCGCCGCCGGGTCGTCGGCTCGGGTGATCGCGCTGGCGATCAGTACCGCGTCGCAGCCCAGTTCCATGGCACGGGCCGCGTCCGAGGCCGTTCCGATGCCCGCGTCGAGGACCACCGGCACGTCGACGCTCTGCACGATCAGCTCGATGTGATGCGGGTTGGAGATGCCCAGCCCGGATCCGATCGGCGAACCGGCGGGCATCACCGCGGCGCATCCGGCGTCGGCCAGCCGGCGGGCCAGAATCGGGTCGTCGCTGGTGTACGGCAGTACCGTGAACCCGTCCGCGACGAGTGTCTCCGCAGCTCGCAGCAATTCGACACCATCCGGCAGCAGGGTCCGCTCGTCCCCGATCACCTCCAGTTTGATCAGGTCGGTCTCGAACGCTTCCCGCGCCATCTGCGCCGTCTTCACCGCGTCTCCGGCGGTGTAACACCCGGCCGTGTTCGGCAGCACCCGCACCCCGAGCCGGTCCAGCATCGGCAGAAGCCCGGGCCCGGCGGCGTCCACCCGGCGCAACGCCACCGTGACCAGCGTCGTCTCCGAGGCCGTGATCGCCTCTTCGAGGGCGGCGAGGCTGTTCGCCCCGCCGGTGCCGAGGATCAGCCCGTTGTCCGGCAGGAACCCGTTGTCCATCGTCAGCCTCCCTGCGCGGCGGTGAGGACCTCGACCCGGTCCCCGTCGGCGAGGTCCACCTTCGCCCACGTGGACCTGGGCACCACCGTGCCGTTGACGGCGACCGCCACTCCACGCTGTGCCGCGATGATCTCGGCGACCAGGGTGGCGACGGAGCAGGTGCTCGGCCGGTTCTGCGCCTGGCCGTTGATCGTCAGTCTCATCGGAACCTCCCGGGGGCGAACCCGTCGATGATCGGATCCGCTGACCCGGTCAGCACCAGGTCAGCGATGAGTCGTGCGGTGATCGGGGCCAGCAGGATCCCGTTACGGAAGTGCCCGGCCGCCACCACGATCCGGCGGCCGGGGCTGTCGTCGAGGGCTCCCAGGACCGGACCGTTGTCCGGCGTGCCCGGCCGGTGGCCCACGGTCACCTCGGTCAGTTCGTGTTCGGCGAGACCCGGCACCAGATCGAGGGCGGCGCGCAGCAGGTCGTGCACCCCTGATGCGGTGGTGTGCAGGTCGGCGCGTTCCTCCTGGGTGGCTCCGACCACGACTTCACCGTCGGCGCGGGGCACCAGGTAGACGTGCCGCCCGTCGGCCGCCCCGTCGATCACGTGCCGGAGCAGACCCGGCTCCCCGCGCAGGCGCAGCACCTGGCCTTTGACCGGCCGGATCGGCAACCCGGTGAGGGCGGCCGTCCCCACACCGGCGGCGACCACGATCACGTCCGCGTCCACGTCGGACAGATCGGTGACCCGGTGGGCGACGATCCGGCCTTTCAGCCGTTCCCGCAGCACCGCGACCACTTTGCGCGGGTCGGCCTGATGTTCGTGGGCCGCGAACGCTCCGGCCCGCACTCGCGGCGAGATCGCCGGTTCGCGATCACGCACCTGAGATCCGCTCAACCGGGCGAGCTTCTGGTGTCTCCACTCGCGCGCCGACTCGGCCACGTCATCGGCGGTGAGGGCGACGGACAGCGTCCCGGCCGTGTCGTAGCCGACGTCACCGAGCGAGGCCGCGAACTCCGGCCACATCGCGTGGGACGCCTCCAGCAGCCGGGTGAGGTGCGGATATTCGAAGGCCGACTCGCCACCCGGCGCGAGCATCCCGGCCGCGACGTGCCAGGCCCCGTCCCTGCCGTCCGGCGCCGGATCATGAACGGTGACGTCGGCCCCACGAGCGAGCAACTCGGCGGCGATGGCGAGCCCGATGATCCCGCCCCCAGCAACCGCCACCCGGATCCCGAAGAAACCGGACGACGCGGGGAGAACGGAACCGGGCGACGCCGAGAAGGCCGAACCGGGTGCCGCCGGGAGAGAAGCAGGCCGCGCGGAGTGACCCCTGCTCATCGCAGGGCCGCCAGGAAGTCTGCGACTGCTCCCTTCGGGTCCGCCACGAAGGCGGAGACCGCCGCGATGCCGTGCACCGCGAGCTGCGGCACCCGTTCCGCGGTGATGCCGCCGATGGCGAGGACCGGAGTGCCCGGCACCGCCTCGGCGACGGCCGCGATCGCGGCCGCTCCGAGTGGTGGTGGCAGTCCGTCCTTGGTGGACGTGGGGAACGCCGGCCCGACGCCGAGATAGGTGGCCCCGGCCGCCACCGCCGCCCGCGCCGACGAGGCGGACCGGCAGGTGGCACCGATGATCGCGGACCGCCTGAGGACCCGCCGGACGGCGTCGACCGGCAGGTCGTCCGCACCGACGTGCACCCCGTCCGCACCGGCGGCCAGTGCCACTCCGACCCGGTCGTTGACCAGCACCGTGGTACCGGCCGAACGGCAGATCGCGACCGCTTCGACGGCCACCGCGTAGGCGGCGGCGTCGCTGGTCTTGACCCGGATCTGAACGGCCACTTCATCGAGCCCGGCCACACCACGGACGACGTCGATCGAGTCCGTTATGACATGGATACGGGGAAACGATGTGCCCATGAAGCACTCCTCCCTGCGCCGGCATTACCCGGATCAGGTTCGACGGTCGGGGGCCGCGTCAGCCCCCCTCTCAGCCCGGTGCCCGGACTCCCGTGGGGTAGTAAGTAACCGGACCATAACCGGTCCGTGACGAAAAAAGCTAGCGCACGTCCCAGACCGGCTCGGGCACCTCGACGACCTCGCCATCGCTCCTGAACAGCACGAAACGATCGAAGGACCGGGTGAACCAGCGGTCGTGCGTGACCGCGATCACCGTGCCTTCGAAGGCTTTCAGCCCCTCTTCCAGCGCTTCCGCCGAAGCCAGGTCCAGGTTGTCCGTCGGCTCGTCGAGCAGCAGAACGGTCGCACCGGACAACTCCAGCAGCAGCACCAGGAACCGGGCCTGCTGTCCACCCGAGAGGGTGCCGAACCGCTGGTCACCCTGGGCCGCCAGTTCGTACCGGTTGAGGGACTTCATCGCCCCGGCCCGGTCCTGTCCGGACCGATGGTCGTCACCGCGCCAGAGGATCTCGACGAGGGTCTTCTCCATCAACTCCGGCCGGTCGTGTGTCTGCGAGAAGTGCCCGGGCCGCACCCGGGCGCCGAGCCGGGCCCGGCCGCCGTGGGCGACGCGCGCGAGCGGTGCCCCGTCGACCGGTTTGTGTTCCAGGTCGGGGTCGGTACCACCGGCCGCGAGCAGCCGCAGGAAGTGGGATTTGCCGGTGCCGTTGGCGCCGAGAACGGCCACCCGGTCCCCGTACCAGATCTCCAGGTCGAACGGGAACGTCAGGTTCTCGATCTCGACCTGTTCGCAGATGACGGCACGTTTGGCGGTGCGGCCACCGCGCAGGTTCATCCGGACCGACTGGTCTTTCGGCGGCAGCGGCGGCGGGCCGGCCTCCTCGAACTTGCGGAGCCGGGTCTGCGCGGCCTGATAGCGGGAGGCGAGACCGTCGTTGTAGGCGGCCTTGTTCTTCAGGGTGAAGACGAGTTCCTTCAGCTTCTCGTGCTCCTCGTCCCAGCGGCGGCGCAGTTCCTCCATCCGCTCGTGCCGGTTGACCCGGGCCTCGTGCCAGGAGATGAAACCGCCGGGGTGGGTCCAGGCGCCGCCACCTTCGACGGTCACCACCCGGTCGGCGGTCTCGGCCAGCAGCTCCCGGTCGTGGGAGACGTAGAGCACCGATTTGCTCGACTCGCGCAGGCGCTGTTCGAGCCAGCGTTTGGCGGGGACGTCGAGGAAGTTGTCCGGCTCGTCGAGCAGCAGCACCTCGTCGGAGCCACGGAACAGCAGGTCGAGGGCGAACCGTTTCTGTTCACCGCCGGAGAGGGTGCGCACCACCCGGTGCCGGGCCTGCTCCCACGGCTTGCCGAGGATGCCGACGGTCACGGTGTCGAAGAGGACCTCGGCGTCGTAGCCGCCGGCCTCACCCCAGTTCGCGAGCGCGTTGGCGTACGCCAATTGGGTCTTCTCGGTCTCGTCGAGTGCCGCGGTGGCTGTGGCCAATCTCTCGCCGGCCGCTCGCAGCGGTGGCGCGACCAGCGACAACGCGAGGTCCTCCAGGGTCCGGTCGTCGCCGATCATGCCGATGAACTGGCGCATCACCCCGAGTCCACCGGCTCTGGCGATCGTCCCGCTCTGGGTGGGTATATCACCCGCCACCATCCGCATGAGCGTGGTTTTGCCCGCTCCGTTGGGACCGACGAGCGCGACCTTGGCACCCTCGCCGACCCGGAACGACACGTCGGAGAACAGCTCCCGGCCGTCCGGGAGCACGAATCCGGCGCTGGCGACATCCACATAACCCATGGCGGCATCCTCCCTGTAAGGAACTGCTCAGTCAGCCGATTTTCCGGTGACCCGGAGCACCCGGTAGCCCTTCTGGCTGGCCATCCGCTCGACCGTCCATCCCAGCCCGACGAGCCAGGTGTGCAGCGAGTCACCGCCGAGGTGCCGGTTGATCACCAGCCAGGCCACGCCGCCGGGGGCGAGGCGGGGCAGCCAGCGTTCCAGCAGCACGTGCAGTTCGGCTTTGCCGACGTGGGTGGGCGGGTTGCTCCAGATCTCGGTGAAGGTCACCTCGTCCGGGACGTCGTCGGGTGCCGTGACCAGCAGCCGGCCGGCCAGTTCGAGTCGTTCGGCGTTCTCGGCGGCCAGCTCCCGGGCACGCGAGTTGACGTCGATCGCGTAGACGGTCGCCCGGGGCGCCTCAGTGGCCAGCACACAGGCGATCGGACCGTACCCACATCCGAGGTCCAGCAGGATGCCCTCGGTGTTCTGGTCGGGCAGTGCGCCCTTGCGCAGCAGCACAGCGGTGCCGGGGTCGAGGCGCCCGGCGGAGAAGACGCCGGAGGCGACGGCGAGCCGGTAATCCCGGCCGGCGGCATTGAACTCGATCTCGCCCTTGTGGAACGGCGCGTCGGGTTCGGCGGTGAAGTAGTGGTCGGCGCTCACCCGTTGAGTTTCCCGCCGCCGGGTCACGGCCTGCGCGCCGGGGTGGCGGACAGGCTGTGCGTTCATAGATCAGCGTGCACGCCTAGCTTGAGCGGATGCGGCACGCCACCCCGACGCGCTCCGCAGGCCGGCACCGCCGAACGACCCGGCGGCACCTCCGGAGCGAACCCCATCCGACCGCTCATCTGCTCGCCCGCGGCCTCGCCGCCCTGATCGTGCTCGGCATCTTCGTGATGGTGGGCATCCTCGTCGTCGCCGACGAACAGCGGCCGTCCCCCGGCCGTACCCTCGCCTCCGCGGAGATCGACGCCCGTATCGCGTCCCGGACGGTCGATCCCGCAGCGCTCAGCACCGCGGAGGTCTTCCCGGCCGGCTCCGCCGATTTCGCGACGACGGCGCGGGAGGTCACGGCCGACTGCGCGGTCGCGGCCACCGGCGCCTTGCGGACGACCCTGGCCCGGTACGGGTGTACGCAAGCCGTCCGGGCCGCCCTGACCGTCGGATACGCCGACTACCGGATCACCGCCGGCATGCTGAACCTGCCCGACACAGCGAGTGCCACCGCGGTCAACGATCAGGTCCGCGCCCTGGTGGAGACCGGTGACGGCGGGTTCGCCGACATGTCCGGCGCCGCCACCGCCGCGGGCACTCCGGTGCTGTGGCGCACCCGCGGCCACTACGTCATGTACTGCGTGATCACCGGGCCGGCCGGCGCTCTGGTGCCGGCCGGCGACCCACGGGTCCAGCGGGTCACCACCGAACTGCTGGACACCCACCTGCACGATCGGGTGCTGGTCCGCCGGGCCGGGGCCGCGTCCCGTGGATCACGCGACCGGGCTTGACCGCAACCGGCGGGTGGCGACGGCTTGGGTCCGGTACTCGGCCACGTCCGGGTACCCGACCTCGACCAGGGTCAGTCCACGGGCCGGGGCCACCACCACGACGTTGGAGCGCTCGCGCTGGGTGAGCAGCTTGGCCGGCCACTCCGGGCCCCGCCGGCCGTCCCCGACCGCCAGCATCGCCCCGACCAGGCTGCGAACCATGGCCTGACAGAACGCGTCGGCCCGCACGGTCGCCACGCAGATCCCGTCCGGGTCCCGTCGCCAGTCCAGCCGGTTGATCGCCCGGATCGTGGTGGCGTGCTCCTTGCGCTTGCAGAACGCGGCGAAGTCGTGCTCGCCGACCAGCCCGGCCGCGGCCGCGTTGAGCCGGTCCAGATCGAGCGGCCGTGGCCAGCCGAGGGTGTCGTGCCGGCGCAGCGGCTCCGGTCCCCACTGGGTGTCCGAGACCCGGTACTCGTACCGCCGGAAGGTCGCCGAGAACCGCGCGTCGAAAGTATCCGGAACCGGGGTGATCGCCCGGACCCGGGCGTCCGGCGGGACCAGGGCGGCGAGCCGCCGCAGCAACGTCGGGGACAGTTCGGTCCAGTGTTCGACCGGCAGGTCGACGTGACAGACCTGCCCGGTCGCGTGCACACCGGCATCGGTGCGGCCGGCCACCGTCATCCCGAGTCGCGTCTCCGCACCGACGAGCCGGGCAAAGGCTTCGAGCAAGACCCCGGCGACGGTACGTCTACCGGGCTGGATCGCCCAGCCGTAGAAATCAGCGCCGTCGTACGACAGGTCCAGCCGCAGCCGGATCGTTTCGGTCATCACTCCTCGTTCACGGAAAAGACTGAGGCCCAGCACCCCCGAAAGGATGCCGGGCCTCAGCCGATGAAACTACGGCCGTGAGGATCAGGCCTTGGCGGTGTCGTCGCCCTCGGCCTTGTCAGCCTCGGTCTCGGCACCCTTGTCGCCGGAAGCGCTCACCGGAGCCTCAGCGTCCTGGTCGTCACTCTTGCTCGAGGGGGTCTCGTCCTCCTCGGGCGCGAGCGCCTCGACCTTGGCCTGCTGCGCGGCGGCCTTGCGGGCCTCCTTCGACGGGCCGGTGGTCACGGCGACCTCGAGCTCCTCGACCAGCTCGATGACGGCCATCGGAGCGTTGTCGCCCTTGCGGGGACCGGTCTTGGTGATCCGGGTGTAACCACCGGGGCGGTTGGTGTACCGCGGCGCGATCTGCTCGAACAGGGCGTACACGACGTCCTTGTCCTTCACAGTGCCCAGAACCCGGCGACGGGCGTGCAGGTCGCCACGCTTCGCCTTGGTGATGAGCTGCTCGGCCAGCGGGCGGAGCCGCTTGGCCTTGGTCTCGGTGGTCTTGATCTTCCCGTGCCGGAAGAGCTCGGTGGCCAGGTTGGCCAGGATGAGCTTCTCGTGTGCCGGGCTGCCGCCGAGGCGGGCACCCTTGGTGGGCGTGGGCATTTCAGATGCTCCTTGAAATGTGGCGCAGCCGAGCTCTTAGAGCTGCTCGGTCTCGCGGTAGTCGTCGGTGTCGTAGTCCACGTCGCCGAACGAGTCGACCACGTGCGCGGGGTCGAAGGACGGCGCGCTGTCCTTCAGGCCCAGGCCCATACCGGCGAGCTTCATCTTGACCTCGTCGATCGACTTCTGGCCGAAGTTCCGGATGTCCAGAAGGTCAGCCTCCGTACGCCCTATCAATTCGCCCACCGAGTTGATGCCTTCACGCTTGAGGCAGTTGTACGACCGGACGGTGAGGTCCAGCTCCTCAATCGGAAGGGCAAGGTCGGCAGCGAGCTGCGCGTCCTGCGGCGACGGGCCGATGTCGATGCCCTCGGCGGTCTCGTCCAGCTCACGGCAGAGGCCGAAGAGCTCGACCAGGGTCGAGCCGGCCGAGGCCAGCGCTGTCCGGGGGGAGATCGACGCCTTCGACTCGACGTCGATGATCAGGCGGTCGAAGTCGGTGCGCTGCTCGACACGGGTGGCCTCGACGCGGTACGTGACCTTGAGAACCGGCGAGTAGATCGAGTCGACCGGGATCCGGCCGATCTCGGCGCCGGCGCTCTTGTTCTGCGCCGCGGTGACGTAGCCACGACCGCGCTCGACGGTCAGCTCCATGTCCAGCCGACCCTTGCTGTTCAGGGTCGCCAGCTTCAGATCGGGGTTGTGCACGGAGACACCGGCCGGAGGCTGGATGTCACCGGCGGTCACGTCGCCCGGTCCCTGCTTGCGCAGGTACATGCTGACCGGCTCGTCGTGCTCGGAGCTGACGGTGAGCTCCTTGACGTTCATGACCAGCTCGACCACATCCTCCTTGACACCGGGGATGGTGGTGAACTCGTGCAGAACGCCGTCGATCTTGATGCTGGTGACCGCCGCGCCCGGGATGGACGACAGCAGGGTACGCCGCAGAGAGTTACCGAGGGTGTAGCCGAAGCCCGGCTCCAGCGGTTCGATGGTGAACCGGGAGCGGGTCTCGCTGAGCGACTCCTCCGAGAGGGTCGGCCGCTGGCTG from Actinoplanes derwentensis includes these protein-coding regions:
- a CDS encoding thiazole synthase, with the protein product MDNGFLPDNGLILGTGGANSLAALEEAITASETTLVTVALRRVDAAGPGLLPMLDRLGVRVLPNTAGCYTAGDAVKTAQMAREAFETDLIKLEVIGDERTLLPDGVELLRAAETLVADGFTVLPYTSDDPILARRLADAGCAAVMPAGSPIGSGLGISNPHHIELIVQSVDVPVVLDAGIGTASDAARAMELGCDAVLIASAITRADDPAAMAAAMRHAVTAGRLARSAGRIPRRFHALASTPDDGIARW
- the thiS gene encoding sulfur carrier protein ThiS; the protein is MRLTINGQAQNRPSTCSVATLVAEIIAAQRGVAVAVNGTVVPRSTWAKVDLADGDRVEVLTAAQGG
- the thiO gene encoding glycine oxidase ThiO → MRVAVAGGGIIGLAIAAELLARGADVTVHDPAPDGRDGAWHVAAGMLAPGGESAFEYPHLTRLLEASHAMWPEFAASLGDVGYDTAGTLSVALTADDVAESAREWRHQKLARLSGSQVRDREPAISPRVRAGAFAAHEHQADPRKVVAVLRERLKGRIVAHRVTDLSDVDADVIVVAAGVGTAALTGLPIRPVKGQVLRLRGEPGLLRHVIDGAADGRHVYLVPRADGEVVVGATQEERADLHTTASGVHDLLRAALDLVPGLAEHELTEVTVGHRPGTPDNGPVLGALDDSPGRRIVVAAGHFRNGILLAPITARLIADLVLTGSADPIIDGFAPGRFR
- a CDS encoding thiamine phosphate synthase, yielding MGTSFPRIHVITDSIDVVRGVAGLDEVAVQIRVKTSDAAAYAVAVEAVAICRSAGTTVLVNDRVGVALAAGADGVHVGADDLPVDAVRRVLRRSAIIGATCRSASSARAAVAAGATYLGVGPAFPTSTKDGLPPPLGAAAIAAVAEAVPGTPVLAIGGITAERVPQLAVHGIAAVSAFVADPKGAVADFLAALR
- a CDS encoding ABC-F family ATP-binding cassette domain-containing protein, with the translated sequence MGYVDVASAGFVLPDGRELFSDVSFRVGEGAKVALVGPNGAGKTTLMRMVAGDIPTQSGTIARAGGLGVMRQFIGMIGDDRTLEDLALSLVAPPLRAAGERLATATAALDETEKTQLAYANALANWGEAGGYDAEVLFDTVTVGILGKPWEQARHRVVRTLSGGEQKRFALDLLFRGSDEVLLLDEPDNFLDVPAKRWLEQRLRESSKSVLYVSHDRELLAETADRVVTVEGGGAWTHPGGFISWHEARVNRHERMEELRRRWDEEHEKLKELVFTLKNKAAYNDGLASRYQAAQTRLRKFEEAGPPPLPPKDQSVRMNLRGGRTAKRAVICEQVEIENLTFPFDLEIWYGDRVAVLGANGTGKSHFLRLLAAGGTDPDLEHKPVDGAPLARVAHGGRARLGARVRPGHFSQTHDRPELMEKTLVEILWRGDDHRSGQDRAGAMKSLNRYELAAQGDQRFGTLSGGQQARFLVLLLELSGATVLLLDEPTDNLDLASAEALEEGLKAFEGTVIAVTHDRWFTRSFDRFVLFRSDGEVVEVPEPVWDVR
- a CDS encoding class I SAM-dependent methyltransferase yields the protein MSADHYFTAEPDAPFHKGEIEFNAAGRDYRLAVASGVFSAGRLDPGTAVLLRKGALPDQNTEGILLDLGCGYGPIACVLATEAPRATVYAIDVNSRARELAAENAERLELAGRLLVTAPDDVPDEVTFTEIWSNPPTHVGKAELHVLLERWLPRLAPGGVAWLVINRHLGGDSLHTWLVGLGWTVERMASQKGYRVLRVTGKSAD
- the truA gene encoding tRNA pseudouridine(38-40) synthase TruA: MTETIRLRLDLSYDGADFYGWAIQPGRRTVAGVLLEAFARLVGAETRLGMTVAGRTDAGVHATGQVCHVDLPVEHWTELSPTLLRRLAALVPPDARVRAITPVPDTFDARFSATFRRYEYRVSDTQWGPEPLRRHDTLGWPRPLDLDRLNAAAAGLVGEHDFAAFCKRKEHATTIRAINRLDWRRDPDGICVATVRADAFCQAMVRSLVGAMLAVGDGRRGPEWPAKLLTQRERSNVVVVAPARGLTLVEVGYPDVAEYRTQAVATRRLRSSPVA
- the rplQ gene encoding 50S ribosomal protein L17, which produces MPTPTKGARLGGSPAHEKLILANLATELFRHGKIKTTETKAKRLRPLAEQLITKAKRGDLHARRRVLGTVKDKDVVYALFEQIAPRYTNRPGGYTRITKTGPRKGDNAPMAVIELVEELEVAVTTGPSKEARKAAAQQAKVEALAPEEDETPSSKSDDQDAEAPVSASGDKGAETEADKAEGDDTAKA
- a CDS encoding DNA-directed RNA polymerase subunit alpha codes for the protein MLISQRPTLSEESLSETRSRFTIEPLEPGFGYTLGNSLRRTLLSSIPGAAVTSIKIDGVLHEFTTIPGVKEDVVELVMNVKELTVSSEHDEPVSMYLRKQGPGDVTAGDIQPPAGVSVHNPDLKLATLNSKGRLDMELTVERGRGYVTAAQNKSAGAEIGRIPVDSIYSPVLKVTYRVEATRVEQRTDFDRLIIDVESKASISPRTALASAGSTLVELFGLCRELDETAEGIDIGPSPQDAQLAADLALPIEELDLTVRSYNCLKREGINSVGELIGRTEADLLDIRNFGQKSIDEVKMKLAGMGLGLKDSAPSFDPAHVVDSFGDVDYDTDDYRETEQL